One Antennarius striatus isolate MH-2024 chromosome 17, ASM4005453v1, whole genome shotgun sequence genomic window carries:
- the ppp2r5ca gene encoding serine/threonine-protein phosphatase 2A 56 kDa regulatory subunit gamma isoform isoform X2: protein MLTCNKSGDTMVVDAPNSNGPFQPVPLSYIRDAVPAEQEKLFIQKLRQCCVLFDFLSDPLSDLKWKEVKRAALSEMVEYITHNRNVITEPIYPEVVHMFAVNMFRTLPPSSNPTGAEFDPEEDEPTLEAAWPHLQLVYEFFLRFLESPDFQPNIAKKYIDQKFVMQLLELFDSEDPRERDFLKTTLHRIYGKFLGLRAYIRKQINNIFYRFIYETEHHNGIAELLEILGSIINGFALPLKEEHKIFLLKVLLPLHKVKSLSVYHPQLAYCVVQFLEKDSTLTEPVVMALLKYWPKTHSPKEVMFLNELEEILDVIEPSEFVKVQEPLFRQLAKCVSSPHFQVAERALYYWNNEYIMSLISDNAAKILPIMFPALYRNSKTHWNKTIHGLIYNALKLFMEMNQKLFDDCTQQFRAEKNKEKAKSKEREEAWVKIENLAKSNPQFQHEQRKERSMVRRKSELPQDIYTTKALESHRRADDMLSIRDGL from the exons ATGTTGACATGCAATAAATCTGGAGACACGATGGTTGTGGATGCACCTAATTCCAATGGCCCTTTTCAGCCGGTGCCTCTTTCTTACATCAGAG ATGCTGTTCCCGCAGAGCAGGAGAAGCTCTTCATTCAGAAGCTACGGCAGTGCTGCGTCCTTTTTGACTTCCTGTCCGACCCTTTGAGTGACCTAAAATGGAAGGAGGTGAAGCGGGCAGCGCTGAGCGAAATGGTGGAGTACATCACTCACAACAGGAATGTCATCACAGAGCCCATCTACCCAGAGGTGGTGCACATG TTTGCAGTGAATATGTTCAGAACATTGCCTCCATCATCCAACCCCACTGGAGCAGAGTTTGATCCGGAGGAAGACGAGCCAACACTTGAAGCTGCATGGCCGCACCTCCAG cTTGTCTATGAATTTTTTCTTAGGTTTTTAGAATCTCCAGATTTTCAACCCAACATAGCGAAGAAATACATCGATCAGAAATTTGTTATGCAG CTCCTAGAACTATTTGACAGTGAGGATCCCCGAGAGAGAGACTTCCTCAAAACTACCCTCCACAGGATCTACGGAAAGTTTCTGGGGTTGAGGGCGTACATCAGAAAACAGATCAATAACATTTTCTATAG GTTTATCTATGAGACAGAGCACCATAATGGTATAGCTGAACTATTGGAAATACTTGGAAG CATAATCAATGGATTTGCCTTACCGCTAAAAGAAGAGCACAAGATTTTCTTGTTGAAGGTTTTATTGCCTCTGCACAAAGTCAAATCACTCAGTGTCTACCATCCACAG CTGGCCTACTGTGTGGTTCAGTTCCTAGAAAAGGACAGCACTCTAACTGAGCCG GTTGTAATGGCTCTACTAAAGTACTGGCCAAAGACGCACAGTCCTAAGGAGGTGATGTTTCTCAACGAGCTGGAGGAGATCTTGGACGTCATCGAGCCTTCTGAGTTTGTCAAAGTGCAGGAGCCTCTCTTCAGACAGTTGGCTAAATGTGTTTCTAGCCCACACTTCCAG GTGGCGGAGCGAGCGCTGTACTACTGGAACAATGAGTACATCATGAGCTTGATCAGTGACAATGCAGCAAAGATCCTGCCCATTATGTTCCCTGCTTTGTACCGTAACTCTAAGACTCACTGGAACAA GACCATCCATGGTCTGATCTACAACGCTCTGAAGCTCTTCATGGAGATGAACCAGAAGCTCTTTGACGATTGCACACAGCAGTTCAGGGCTGAGAAAAACAA AGAAAAAGCAAAGTCAAAAGAACGTGAAGAGGCTTGGGTCAAGATTGAGAACCTGGCCAAGTCAAACCCACAG TTTCAGCATGAACAGCGGAAAGAGCGGTCCATGGTGCGACGCAAATCTGAGTTGCCTCAGGATATCTACACCACAAAAGCCTTGGAGTCCCACCGAAGAGCTGATGACATGTTGAGCATACGCGATGGACTCTAG
- the ppp2r5ca gene encoding serine/threonine-protein phosphatase 2A 56 kDa regulatory subunit gamma isoform isoform X1, whose product MLTCNKSGDTMVVDAPNSNGPFQPVPLSYIRDAVPAEQEKLFIQKLRQCCVLFDFLSDPLSDLKWKEVKRAALSEMVEYITHNRNVITEPIYPEVVHMFAVNMFRTLPPSSNPTGAEFDPEEDEPTLEAAWPHLQLVYEFFLRFLESPDFQPNIAKKYIDQKFVMQLLELFDSEDPRERDFLKTTLHRIYGKFLGLRAYIRKQINNIFYRFIYETEHHNGIAELLEILGSIINGFALPLKEEHKIFLLKVLLPLHKVKSLSVYHPQLAYCVVQFLEKDSTLTEPVVMALLKYWPKTHSPKEVMFLNELEEILDVIEPSEFVKVQEPLFRQLAKCVSSPHFQVAERALYYWNNEYIMSLISDNAAKILPIMFPALYRNSKTHWNKTIHGLIYNALKLFMEMNQKLFDDCTQQFRAEKNKEKAKSKEREEAWVKIENLAKSNPQFSMYVDSSDLNSPVAMETDIALIEDVQRLKETIEEGATQFQHEQRKERSMVRRKSELPQDIYTTKALESHRRADDMLSIRDGL is encoded by the exons ATGTTGACATGCAATAAATCTGGAGACACGATGGTTGTGGATGCACCTAATTCCAATGGCCCTTTTCAGCCGGTGCCTCTTTCTTACATCAGAG ATGCTGTTCCCGCAGAGCAGGAGAAGCTCTTCATTCAGAAGCTACGGCAGTGCTGCGTCCTTTTTGACTTCCTGTCCGACCCTTTGAGTGACCTAAAATGGAAGGAGGTGAAGCGGGCAGCGCTGAGCGAAATGGTGGAGTACATCACTCACAACAGGAATGTCATCACAGAGCCCATCTACCCAGAGGTGGTGCACATG TTTGCAGTGAATATGTTCAGAACATTGCCTCCATCATCCAACCCCACTGGAGCAGAGTTTGATCCGGAGGAAGACGAGCCAACACTTGAAGCTGCATGGCCGCACCTCCAG cTTGTCTATGAATTTTTTCTTAGGTTTTTAGAATCTCCAGATTTTCAACCCAACATAGCGAAGAAATACATCGATCAGAAATTTGTTATGCAG CTCCTAGAACTATTTGACAGTGAGGATCCCCGAGAGAGAGACTTCCTCAAAACTACCCTCCACAGGATCTACGGAAAGTTTCTGGGGTTGAGGGCGTACATCAGAAAACAGATCAATAACATTTTCTATAG GTTTATCTATGAGACAGAGCACCATAATGGTATAGCTGAACTATTGGAAATACTTGGAAG CATAATCAATGGATTTGCCTTACCGCTAAAAGAAGAGCACAAGATTTTCTTGTTGAAGGTTTTATTGCCTCTGCACAAAGTCAAATCACTCAGTGTCTACCATCCACAG CTGGCCTACTGTGTGGTTCAGTTCCTAGAAAAGGACAGCACTCTAACTGAGCCG GTTGTAATGGCTCTACTAAAGTACTGGCCAAAGACGCACAGTCCTAAGGAGGTGATGTTTCTCAACGAGCTGGAGGAGATCTTGGACGTCATCGAGCCTTCTGAGTTTGTCAAAGTGCAGGAGCCTCTCTTCAGACAGTTGGCTAAATGTGTTTCTAGCCCACACTTCCAG GTGGCGGAGCGAGCGCTGTACTACTGGAACAATGAGTACATCATGAGCTTGATCAGTGACAATGCAGCAAAGATCCTGCCCATTATGTTCCCTGCTTTGTACCGTAACTCTAAGACTCACTGGAACAA GACCATCCATGGTCTGATCTACAACGCTCTGAAGCTCTTCATGGAGATGAACCAGAAGCTCTTTGACGATTGCACACAGCAGTTCAGGGCTGAGAAAAACAA AGAAAAAGCAAAGTCAAAAGAACGTGAAGAGGCTTGGGTCAAGATTGAGAACCTGGCCAAGTCAAACCCACAG TTCTCTATGTATGTTGATTCCTCTGACCTCAATAGTCCTGTAGCAATGGAGACGGATATCGCTTTGATAGAAGATGTACAGAGGTTAAAAGAGACAATTGAGGAGGGCGCGACTCAG TTTCAGCATGAACAGCGGAAAGAGCGGTCCATGGTGCGACGCAAATCTGAGTTGCCTCAGGATATCTACACCACAAAAGCCTTGGAGTCCCACCGAAGAGCTGATGACATGTTGAGCATACGCGATGGACTCTAG